GATGGCCGCGCCCGAGGAGGTCGCGCTGCCCGACCTGCTGGTGCTGCTCGGCGACCAGGTCTACGCCGACGAGACCTCGCCGACGGTGCGCAAGCTGCTCAAGCGGCGCCGCCGGCGGCCGAAGGACGCCCCGGCGACCCAGGTGGTGAGCTTCGACGAATACACGAAGCTCTACCTGGAGTCCTGGCGCGACCCGGAGATCCGCTGGCTGCTCTCCACCGTGCCGAGCGTGATGATCTTCGACGACCACGAGGTCATCGACGACTGGAACACCTCACAGTCGTGGCGGGCGGACATGCGCGAGCAGCCGTGGTGGGCCGAGCGGATCCGCAGCGGCCTCGCCTCCTACTGGGTCTACCAGCACCTGGGCAACCTGAGCCCGGACGAGATCGCCGCCGACCCGGTGTACGCGAAGGTGACGGCCGCCGAGGACGCCACCGGCGTGCTGCACGAGTTCGGTGAGCGGGTGGACACCGAGGCCGACCTGGCGCACGACACCGAGCGCTGGCGGGCCGTGCAGTACCAGTGGAGCTACGCGCTGGACCTGGGGCGGACCCGCCTGGTCATGCTGGACAACCGGTCCAGCCGGGTGCTGCTGCCGGGCCACCGGGCGATGCTGCCGCCGGGCGAGTGGTCCTGGTTCCTGGACCAGGCGCACGGCGCCTACGACCACCTGGTGGTGGGCACCTCGTTGCCGTGGCTGCTGCCGCCGGGCATCCACCACGTGGAGGCGTGGAACGAGCGCCTGGCCGACTCCGACCGGCCCTGGGTGGCTCGGCTGGCCGAGCGGATGCGCCGCGCCTGGGACCTGGAGCACTGGGCGGCGTTCACCCGTTCCTTCGACGCGCTCGGCGACGTGTTCGCCCGGCTGGGCAGCGGCGGCGCGGCGCGCACCGGCGCCCGGGTGGGCGCCGGGCCGGCGTACCCGCGCCCGGCGTCGATCAGCGTGCTCTCCGGCGACGTGCACCACTCGTACGTGGCCCGGGCCCGGTTCGCCGACCGGGGCGTCCGCACGCCCGTGCACCAGCTCACCTGCTCGCCGATCCACAACCAGGTGCCGGCCGCGATGCGTCCGCTGATGACGCTCGGCTGGAACCCGGGTCCGGCCGGCGCGACGCGGGCGCTGGCCCGGTCGGCCGGGGTACGCCGGCCGCTGGTGCGGTGGCGGAAGCTGGCCGGTCCCTACTTCGGCAACGCGGTGGCCACGCTCACCCACCGGGGCCGGTCGGCCGCCGTGGTGATCGAGGGCACCACCAGCGGGGGCGAGCTGCGGCCGGTGGCGCGCCAGCGGCTCACCGACGGGGAATGACTATCCTCTGAGCGTGGACGAGCCGCTGCGCGCCGTGGAAGACGAACTGACCGCGCTGTTGCGTCGCGGCCGGGCGCTGTCCTGGGAGATCGCCCGCGAGGTCCACCCGAACCTGGAGCCGAACGCGTACGGGCTGCTGCTGTGGCTGCGCCGCTCCGGGCAGATCCGCCTCACCGACCTGGCGGTGAAGCTGGGCATCGGCAAGGGCACGCTGAGCCGGCAGATCGGCGGCCTGGAGGCGCTGGGCCTGGTCCGGCGCGACCCGGACCCGACCGACCGGCGGGCCGCCCAGCTCAGCCTCACCGAGGAGGGCACCCGGCGGTTCGACGGGGCGCGGGCGGCCCGGCTGGGCCAGATCCGGCGTTCGCTCGAAGACTGGCCGAAACAGGACGTGGCGGACTTCGCCCGGCTGATGCACCGGTTCAACGAGACGTTCTGACCTGCGCCGCCGGGGAATAGGACGCGCACCACTCGCGGTTGTTGCTTTGGGCAACCAAACCATACGGTTGCCCAAGGCAACGCTCCACCTTCCCCCTTCGGAGGCACTCCACGATGACCCAGGCGACCGCGCCCACCCGGGCGACCGCCGTCGACATGTCCCACCGGCAGATCCTGGAGGCGCTCTCCGGCCTGCTGCTGGGCATGTTCGTCGCGATCCTCTCCTCCACGGTCGTCTCGAACGCGCTGCCGCGGATCATCACCGACCTGCACGGCACCCAGTCCGCGTACACCTGGGTCGTCACCTCGACCCTGCTGGCGACCACCGCGACCACCCCGATCTGGGGCAAGCTCGCGGACCTGACCAGCAAGAAGATCCTGGTCCAGCTCGCCCTGGTGGTCTTCGTGCTGGGCTCGGTGCTGGCCGGGCAGGCCCAGACGACGGGCGAGCTGATCGCCTGCCGGGTGGTGCAGGGCGTCGGCGCGGGCGGCCTCACCGCCCTCGCCCAGGTGATCATGGCGACGATGATCGTTCCGCGCGAGCGCGGCCGGTACAGCGGCTACCTCGGCGCGGTGATGGCCGTCGGCACCATCGGCGGCCCGCTGATCGGCGGCGTGATCGTGGACACCGACTGGCTCGGCTGGCGCTGGTGCTTCTACGTCGGCGTGCCGTTCGCCGTGCTCGCCCTGATCGTGCTCCAGCGGACGCTGCACCTGCCCGTGGTCAAGCGCAAGGTGACCATCGACTGGTGGGGCGCCACCCTGATCACCGCCGCCGTCTCGGTGCTGCTCATCTGGATCACCCTGGCCGGCGACAAGTACGACTGGATCTCCTGGACCAGCGCGGCCATGGTGACCGGCGCGATCCTGCTCGGGGCGCTCGCCGTCCGGGTCGAGCAGCGGGCCACCGAGCCGATGATCCCGCCGCGGCTGTTCCGCAACCGCACCATCACACTCGCCGTGCTCGCCAGCATCGCGGTCGGCGTCGGCATGTTCGGCGCCTCCGTCTTCCTCGGGCAGTACTTCCAGATCAGCCGCGGCGAGAGCCCGACCATGGCCGGCCTGATGACGCTGCCGATGATCGGCGGCCTGCTCGTCGCCTCCACCGTGGTCGGCCGCATCATCACCAGCACCGGCCGGTGGAAGCGTTGGCTGGTGACCGGCTCGACGCTGCTCACCGCCGGCTTCGCGCTGATGGGCAGCATGCGCCAGGACACCCCGTACTGGCGGCTCGCGATCTTCATGGCGCTCATCGGCCTCGGCCTCGGCATGACCATGCAGAACCTGGTGCTGGCCGTGCAGAACACCGTCGGCACGCACGAGCTCGGCGCGGCCAGCTCGGTCGTGGCCTTCTTCCGCAGCCTCGGCGGCGCGGTCGGCGTGAGCGCGCTCGGCGCGCTGCTCGGCCACCGGGTGACCGGCTACCTGGCCGACGGACTGAGCCGGCTGGGCGTACCGGCGGCCGGCTCGGGTGGCGGCGGCGCGCTGCCGGACGTGCACGCGCTGCCCGCGCCGATCCGCGCCGTGGTGGAGTCCGCGTACGGGCACGGCGCCGGTGACATCTTCCTGGCCGCCGCCCCGTTCGGGCTGCTCGCCCTGATCGCCGTGGTGCTGATCCGGGAGGTGCCGCTGCGCCGCACCAACCGCGACCCGGTCTCCGCCGAGGTCGAGCGGGAGTCGACAGTCGCCGCCGGCAACGACGCGGTGGTGATCCGGACCGGACGGCGGGACTGAGACGATGGACGCGCCGGAGCGTGAGCGGTACGGCCCGCAGGCCCGGCCGTTGCCGTTCGAGCGGGGCACCGACGGGCCCCGGGTGGTGCTCGTCGGCGTGGACGGCACCCGCACCTCGCTGCGGGCCGCCGCCTACGCCGCCGGGCTGGCCCGCCGGCAGGGCTCCGGACTGGTGGTGGTGTTCGTCAGCTCGCCGCCCCCGTACAGCGGGATCATGTCCGGCGTGGTGGCCGGCGCGGTGCAGCAGACCCACGACGAGCTGGCCGACGAGCTGCGGGCCGAGTGCCGGCGCGGGGCCGAGGAGCTGGACCTGCCGGTGACGTTCCTGTGCCGGCGCGGCGACGCGTACGCCGAGCTGTGCCGGGCCGCCGACGAGCACCGGGCCGACCTGGTGGTGGTCGGCTCCTCCGAGCAGGCCGGTCACAAGCTGGTCGGCTCGGTCGCCACCCGCCTGGTCCGCACCGGCCGCTGGCCGGTCGTCGTCGTCCCCTGAGGGTGTAAGGAGGGGGCCCCGGTTAACGCATAGCGTTGTACCGGGGCCCCCGCTTAACATCCGGCACCATGACCTGGACCGCACCCGACGTTGACCGCCGCCACGAACCCTTCATCGCCGACGAGCGCGCCATGCTGCAAGGGTGGCTGGACACCCACCGCGACACGCTGCGGCACAAGTGTGCCGGGCTGACCGCCGAGCAACTGCGCACCCGCAGCGTGGAGCCGTCCGGGCTGACCCTGCTCGGGCTGGTGCGGCACATGGCCGACGTGGAGCGCTGGTGGTTCCGCGTCCGCGCGGCCGGCCAGGAGCTGCCCGACATGTACGACTACGACAAGGACCCGGACGCCGACCTCAACGACATCGCCGACGCCGACCCGGCCCAGGCGTTCGCCACCCTGGTCGAGGAGATCGAGGCGGCCGACCGGGCAGTGGCCGACCTTCCGCTTGAGCACACGTTCCCGCACACCCGGCGCGACGGAGGCACCCGTGAGATCAGCCTGCGCTGGGTCTACGTGCACATGATCGAGGAGTACGCCCGGCACAACGGCCACGCCGACCTGATCCGGGAACGCATCGACGGCGTCACCGGCTCCTGATCCGCCCCACCTGACCCGCCGGCGGCCGGGGTGTGACCACGGACCGCCAGGTCGGCGCGTACCCACCACTGTGCACGCAAGGTCACCGCCGGTTGGCGGGCGGCTGATAATCTTCGATTAATGGACACAGTGGTGAGTCGGTTCGTCACCTTCGACGACGACAACGACTCGACCGAGGAAGCCACCCGCCGCCTGCACCGGGAGTTGCACCAGCTCGACGGCGTCAGTTCGGTCCACCCGGCGACGTCGACCGCGGTCGCGCCGGACGGCGCCCGGGGCGGCGAACTCGTCGAGCTGGGCACGCTGCTCGCCGCCCTGACCGCCCAGGCGGACCTCGTCGTCGAAGTGCTCCGTGTCGTCGGGGACTGGCAGCGGCGGCGCGGTCGCGGCCGGGTCGAGGTGCGCATCGGCGACAACGAGCTGGTCCTGGAGAACGCCACCCCCGACGAGCAGCGCCGGCTGATCGCGGCGTTCATCGACCGGGTGTTCCCACCGGAACGATGAGACGCGCGCTGATCATCGCGAACGAGGCGTACACGGATCCTCACTTCGCTTCCCTCCCCGGCGCCGTGGCGGACGCGGACTCCCTCCGCGAGGTGCTGGAGAACGCGGCCATCGGCGCCTTCGACGACGTTCGCGTGTCACGTAACCGCACCGTCCACGACATCGGCCGGGCCGTCGCCGTCTTCTTCCACAAAGCCAAGCCCGACGACCTGCTGCTCCTGCACGTCTCGGCGCACGGGCTGAAGGACGCCCGCGGTGACCTGTTCTTCGCCGCACGCGACTCGGAACACGACAGCCACCTGATCCGGGCGACCGCGTTGTCGGCCGCCGACATCCGGCACCAGATGGCGGACAGCCGGGCGAAGCAGATCGTCGTGCTGCTCGACTGCTGCTACAGCGGCGCCTTCGCCCACGACGCACGCGCCCGGGGCGCACGCGCCACCGACCTGACCGTGCCGTTTCAGGCGCGCGGCCACGTGGTGATCACTGCCTGCGCGGGCACCGAGCTCAGCTTCGAGCGGGACGGGCAGGGCGTGTTCACCCGGGCGGTGGTCGAGGGGCTGCGCACCGGCCGGGCCGACCGCAACGGCGACGGGGTCATCGACACCGACGAACTGCACCAGTACGTCACCGACCGGGTCGCTGAGGCGCGCACCCGGCAGCGGCCCACGCTCTCGGTCTACCGGAAGGAGGGGGTGATCCGGGTGGCGTGGGCGGGTCGGGTGCCGCCGCCCCCACCGCCGGGCCGCCGACCCGGGCTGCTCGCACGCCTGGCCGCCGTGGTGACGGGCCGCCGCGGCTCGCTGCCACGCCGGCTCGTGGTGCCGGCCCTCGCGCTCTGGGCGCTCCTCTGCGGCGCCGTCGGCCACGCCGGCCCGGTCGGGGCCGCCGAAGCCGGCTGCTTCCAACCGCCGATGGTACGGGTGGCCACCTCGGCCACGAGCCTCGATTCCTACCGTGAGGTGGCGGACGCGTTCGAGCAGTGGTCGGCACGGCAGCACCGGGGCTGCCCGCTGGCCCGGCTCTACCTCTATCCCGCGGCGGCCGACGACGTGCGGGCCGGCGTCGGCGCCAACTGGACCCCGCCCGGCCAGCCGGGTCACTCCTACCTTGAGGACGTCGGGCCGCACCCGGACCTGTGGCTGCCGGAATCGAAGAACGACGTGGACCGGCTGGGTCAGGTCGATGCGAACCTGATCGAGGACACCGACGAGATCGCCGCGTCGCCGGTGGTGCTCGGCGTA
The genomic region above belongs to Micromonospora sp. WMMD1128 and contains:
- a CDS encoding alkaline phosphatase D family protein, whose protein sequence is MPGSRLLIGPLLRRVVDTRATIWVETSAPAVVTVRTADGAGGSAPTFSAYDHHYALVVVTGLTPDAATRYEVLIDDEVAWPLPDSDFPPSVIRTRAADDADQPVSLVFGSCRETTQHSTARKLPPDALDAYARRVMAAPEEVALPDLLVLLGDQVYADETSPTVRKLLKRRRRRPKDAPATQVVSFDEYTKLYLESWRDPEIRWLLSTVPSVMIFDDHEVIDDWNTSQSWRADMREQPWWAERIRSGLASYWVYQHLGNLSPDEIAADPVYAKVTAAEDATGVLHEFGERVDTEADLAHDTERWRAVQYQWSYALDLGRTRLVMLDNRSSRVLLPGHRAMLPPGEWSWFLDQAHGAYDHLVVGTSLPWLLPPGIHHVEAWNERLADSDRPWVARLAERMRRAWDLEHWAAFTRSFDALGDVFARLGSGGAARTGARVGAGPAYPRPASISVLSGDVHHSYVARARFADRGVRTPVHQLTCSPIHNQVPAAMRPLMTLGWNPGPAGATRALARSAGVRRPLVRWRKLAGPYFGNAVATLTHRGRSAAVVIEGTTSGGELRPVARQRLTDGE
- a CDS encoding MarR family transcriptional regulator; translation: MDEPLRAVEDELTALLRRGRALSWEIAREVHPNLEPNAYGLLLWLRRSGQIRLTDLAVKLGIGKGTLSRQIGGLEALGLVRRDPDPTDRRAAQLSLTEEGTRRFDGARAARLGQIRRSLEDWPKQDVADFARLMHRFNETF
- a CDS encoding MDR family MFS transporter — encoded protein: MTQATAPTRATAVDMSHRQILEALSGLLLGMFVAILSSTVVSNALPRIITDLHGTQSAYTWVVTSTLLATTATTPIWGKLADLTSKKILVQLALVVFVLGSVLAGQAQTTGELIACRVVQGVGAGGLTALAQVIMATMIVPRERGRYSGYLGAVMAVGTIGGPLIGGVIVDTDWLGWRWCFYVGVPFAVLALIVLQRTLHLPVVKRKVTIDWWGATLITAAVSVLLIWITLAGDKYDWISWTSAAMVTGAILLGALAVRVEQRATEPMIPPRLFRNRTITLAVLASIAVGVGMFGASVFLGQYFQISRGESPTMAGLMTLPMIGGLLVASTVVGRIITSTGRWKRWLVTGSTLLTAGFALMGSMRQDTPYWRLAIFMALIGLGLGMTMQNLVLAVQNTVGTHELGAASSVVAFFRSLGGAVGVSALGALLGHRVTGYLADGLSRLGVPAAGSGGGGALPDVHALPAPIRAVVESAYGHGAGDIFLAAAPFGLLALIAVVLIREVPLRRTNRDPVSAEVERESTVAAGNDAVVIRTGRRD
- a CDS encoding universal stress protein — translated: MDAPERERYGPQARPLPFERGTDGPRVVLVGVDGTRTSLRAAAYAAGLARRQGSGLVVVFVSSPPPYSGIMSGVVAGAVQQTHDELADELRAECRRGAEELDLPVTFLCRRGDAYAELCRAADEHRADLVVVGSSEQAGHKLVGSVATRLVRTGRWPVVVVP
- a CDS encoding DinB family protein produces the protein MTWTAPDVDRRHEPFIADERAMLQGWLDTHRDTLRHKCAGLTAEQLRTRSVEPSGLTLLGLVRHMADVERWWFRVRAAGQELPDMYDYDKDPDADLNDIADADPAQAFATLVEEIEAADRAVADLPLEHTFPHTRRDGGTREISLRWVYVHMIEEYARHNGHADLIRERIDGVTGS